From Anopheles coluzzii chromosome 3, AcolN3, whole genome shotgun sequence, the proteins below share one genomic window:
- the LOC120954853 gene encoding nucleosome assembly protein 1-like 1: protein MADNETNEAVMISPSVPSPTNEEAPSLEKTEQFLLHQISVIEKRIKEIELAQSTASSPVPPNIQAKLYALRKIQLDIVEREVKFHLKAHEMEVQYQAEFAECHDKIARIVNGLDVPELTESNPAPNDAADQPTGVPEFWLTVLKSSFLEHMIQERDEPVLKQLQDIRVMLVSEPVPGFELLFSFAPNEYFANEVLSKKYFLRCAPNPDAPAKFNGFEIYSCEGCTIDWKDGHNLVEAPGSSFFDFFNPESMTNADYDADFNEAIMECDFQYGYHIKETIIPRAVFLFLKENINLGDENHFTCCCDRCVYIDSLEDLGAHPALDGDDDGDDEPASQDPCSTPNGEEAESESV from the coding sequence atggccgACAATGAAACAAACGAAGCAGTGATGATTTCCCCCTCCGTACCATCGCCCACGAACGAGGAAGCGCCATCGCTGGAGAAAACGGAACAATTCCTACTTCACCAAATATCCGTCATCGAGAAGCGCATCAAGGAGATTGAGCTGGCACAATCGACCGCATCCAGCCCGGTGCCGCCGAACATTCAAGCGAAGCTGTACGCGCTGCGTAAGATTCAGCTGGACATCGTCGAGCGGGAGGTAAAGTTCCACCTGAAGGCGCACGAGATGGAGGTCCAGTATCAGGCGGAGTTTGCCGAGTGTCACGACAAGATTGCCCGCATCGTCAACGGGCTGGACGTGCCGGAGCTgacggaatcgaaccctgccCCGAACGATGCGGCCGACCAGCCGACCGGTGTGCCCGAGTTTTGGCTGACCGTGCTAAAGTCCAGCTTCCTCGAGCACATGATCCAGGAGCGGGACGAGCCGGTGCTGAAGCAGCTGCAGGACATTCGGGTCATGCTGGTGAGCGAACCGGTGCCCGGGTTCGAGCTGCTCTTTTCCTTCGCCCCCAACGAGTACTTCGCGAACGAGGTGCTGAGCAAGAAGTACTTTTTGCGCTGCGCCCCGAACCCGGACGCACCGGCCAAGTTTAACGGGTTCGAAATCTACAGCTGCGAAGGGTGCACCATCGACTGGAAGGATGGGCACAATCTGGTGGAGGCACCCGGCAGTTCGTTCTTCGATTTTTTCAACCCCGAAAGCATGACCAACGCCGACTACGATGCGGACTTTAACGAGGCAATCATGGAGTGTGACTTCCAGTACGGGTACCACATCAAGGAGACGATCATCCCGCGGGCGgtgtttctgtttctgaagGAAAACATTAACCTCGGCGATGAGAACCACTTCACGTGCTGCTGCGATCGGTGCGTGTACATTGATAGTTTGGAGGATCTGGGAGCGCACCCGGCGCTGGACGGAGACGATGACGGCGACGATGAGCCGGCAAGCCAGGATCCGTGCAGCACGCCGAATGGTGAAGAGGCCGAAAGTGAATCGGTTTAG
- the LOC120954851 gene encoding odorant receptor Or1 has product MKLNKLNPRWDAYDRRDSFWLQLLCLKYLGLWPPEDTDQATRNRYIAYGWALRIVFLHLYALTQALYFKDVKDINDIANALFVLMTQVTLIYKLEKFNYNIARIQACLRKLNCTLYHPKQREEFSPVLRSMSGVFWLMIFLMFVAIFTIIMWVMSPAFDNERRLPVPAWFPVDYHRSDIVYGVLFLYQTIGIVMSATYNFSTDTMFSGLMLHINGQIVRLGSMVKKLGHDVPPERQLVATDAEWKEMRKRIDHHSKVYGTMYAKVTECVLFHKDILSFGDEVQDIFQGSIFAQVCASVIIICMTLLQATGDDVTMADLLGCGFYLLVMTSQVFIFCYVGNEISYTTDKFTEFVGFSNYFKFDKRTSQAMIFFLQMTLKDVHIKVGSVLKVTLNLHTFLQIMKLSYSYLAVLQSMESE; this is encoded by the exons ATGAAGCTGAACAAACTGAACCCACGGTGGGATGCGTACGACCGACGGGATTCGTTCTGGTTGCAGTTGctttgtttgaaatatttggGCCTATGGCCACCGGAAGATACGGATCAGGCAACGCGGAACCGGTACATCGCGTACGGTTGGGCTTTGCGGATCGTGTTTCTACATCTGTACGCTCTAACGCAAGCCCTATACTTCAAGGATGTGAAGGATATTAAT GACATCGCAAATGCATTGTTCGTGCTTATGACTCAAGTGACGTTGATCTACAAGCTGGAAAAGTTTAACTACAACATCGCACGGATTCAAGCTTGTCTGCGCAAGCTTAACTGCACACTGTATCACCCGAAACAGCGCGAAGAATTCAG CCCCGTTTTACGATCGATGAGTGGAGTGTTTTGGCTGATGATCTTTCTCATGTTTGTGGCCAtcttcaccatcatcatgtGGGTTATGTCGCCAGCCTTCGACAATGAACGTCGTCTGCCCGTGCCGGCCTGGTTCCCGGTGGACTATCACCGTTCGGACATCGTGTACGGTGTACTGTTCCTGTATCAAACCATTGGAATCGTCATGAGCGCAACGTACAACTTCTCGACCGATACCATGTTTTCCGGCTTGATGCTACACATAAATGGACAAATTGTGCGGCTTGGTAGTATGGTTAAAAAG CTTGGACATGACGTCCCTCCCGAACGCCAATTGGTCGCAACGGATGCGGAATGGAAAGAGATGCGAAAGCGCATCGACCATCACTCCAAAGTGTACGGTACGATGTACGCTAAAGTAACGgagtgtgtgctgtttcaCAAGGACATCTTAAG CTTCGGCGATGAAGTGCAGGACATTTTCCAAGGATCTATCTTCGCGCAAGTATGCGCGTCTGTAATTATCATTTGTATGACACTGCTGCAAGCTACCGGGGACGATGTTACGATGGCCGATCTGCTGGGCTGTGGGTTCTATTTGCTAGTAATGACATCGCAAGTGTTTATTTTCTGTTACGTAGGGAATGAAATCTCCTATACG ACGGATAAATTTACAGAGTTTGTTGGGTTTTCCAACTACTTCAAGTTCGATAAGCGTACCAGCCAAgcaatgatattttttctgcAAAT GACTCTTAAAGATGTTCACATCAAGGTCGGAAGTGTCTTGAAGGTTACGCTAAATCTTCACACATTCTTGCAG ATTATGAAGCTATCGTACTCCTATCTGGCAGTACTTCAGAGCATGGAATCAGAGTAA